The Urbifossiella limnaea genome has a window encoding:
- a CDS encoding TraR/DksA C4-type zinc finger protein has translation MASVREENERMAREAARNCCKQCPHPKPERDEVVDLLNGVRLSVYVAHCQRPGPDCTALVYSHLLSEPPAVANRMVEHLAAVPELAAAGVSWLACLAPDADRLILTYRVPASERVAAAVGAMRVEEFEQEPVGPSCLRCGQPIPLHRLANVPQAVRCWECQTAIERV, from the coding sequence ATGGCCTCCGTCCGCGAGGAGAACGAGCGGATGGCCCGCGAGGCCGCCCGTAACTGCTGTAAGCAATGCCCGCATCCGAAGCCGGAGCGGGACGAGGTGGTGGATCTCCTGAACGGCGTCCGACTGTCGGTATATGTGGCCCACTGCCAGCGCCCCGGCCCGGACTGCACCGCGCTCGTCTATTCGCACCTGCTGTCGGAGCCGCCGGCGGTGGCCAACCGCATGGTTGAGCACTTGGCCGCGGTGCCGGAGTTGGCGGCGGCCGGGGTGAGCTGGTTGGCCTGCCTCGCCCCGGACGCGGACCGGCTCATACTGACGTACCGCGTCCCGGCGTCGGAACGGGTCGCGGCAGCGGTCGGAGCGATGCGGGTTGAGGAGTTCGAGCAAGAGCCAGTTGGCCCGTCTTGCTTGAGGTGTGGGCAGCCGATCCCGTTACACAGGCTGGCCAACGTACCCCAAGCAGTCCGCTGCTGGGAGTGCCAAACGGCGATCGAGCGGGTGTAG
- a CDS encoding alginate export family protein, which translates to MRHVLPRLRAAVAGVALAAGPAAAQPPAELPPVVTLPEVPQVCEEEAAPKGAPPAAGTATLAAPAPAPAPAGPKWVTPAPRSGSFIVPPVGCGYYSALDQLRGETRQAPPKYPYPRFGLMQQPNFDINWSYLKNPQNAEHDYADPLKWMHVCDGVTLTLGGDVRYRLMQEVNSNNRLAGQVDNYDLYRNRTYADLWVDDWLRVYGEFLYADYTRRSFTPLATDADRGDILNLFVDARVAQFGEKDNPVYVRAGRQELIYGSQRLVSPLEWVNTRRTFQGVKAFTRTDKWDFDLFVVQPVVPNAGRFDSVDNNQVFSGAFFTYRPAAGINLDLYYLNLDNTNPTARGQYGAVGGQNVNTMGTRLVGAKNNWLWDAEGAFQFGSYANQAIIARSASVSGGYHFKDALWEPQVWVGYDYASGDPDPQASGTRRTFNQLFPFGHYYFGFTDVVGRQNINDVFAQAVLYPEKWLTCIAQFHVLRLDSDRDALYAANGTVLRQDRTGRAGNDVGNAIDLRVNAHLTHHSDVLVGYSRLFAGDFIRNTAGTGAAGAARSADPELFYLQYSYKW; encoded by the coding sequence ATGCGCCACGTCCTCCCACGCCTTCGCGCCGCCGTCGCCGGCGTCGCCCTCGCCGCCGGCCCCGCCGCGGCGCAACCGCCCGCCGAACTGCCGCCGGTGGTCACGCTCCCCGAGGTGCCGCAGGTCTGCGAGGAGGAAGCCGCCCCGAAAGGCGCCCCACCGGCTGCGGGTACGGCCACGCTCGCGGCGCCCGCCCCGGCCCCGGCGCCGGCCGGCCCGAAGTGGGTGACGCCGGCGCCGCGGTCGGGCTCGTTCATCGTCCCGCCGGTCGGCTGCGGCTACTACTCGGCCCTCGACCAGCTCCGCGGCGAGACCCGCCAGGCGCCGCCGAAGTACCCGTACCCGCGGTTCGGGCTCATGCAGCAGCCCAACTTCGACATCAACTGGTCGTACCTGAAGAACCCCCAGAACGCCGAGCACGACTACGCCGACCCGCTGAAGTGGATGCACGTTTGCGACGGCGTCACGCTCACCCTCGGCGGCGACGTGCGGTACCGGCTGATGCAGGAGGTGAACAGCAACAACCGCCTCGCCGGCCAGGTGGACAACTACGACCTGTACCGCAACCGCACCTACGCCGACCTGTGGGTGGACGACTGGCTGCGCGTCTACGGCGAGTTCCTGTACGCCGACTACACCCGCCGCAGCTTCACCCCGCTGGCGACGGACGCGGACCGCGGCGACATCCTCAACCTGTTCGTGGACGCGCGGGTGGCCCAGTTCGGCGAGAAGGACAACCCGGTGTACGTCCGCGCCGGGCGGCAGGAGCTCATCTACGGCTCGCAGCGGCTCGTCAGCCCGCTGGAGTGGGTGAACACCCGGCGCACCTTCCAGGGCGTCAAGGCGTTCACCCGCACCGACAAGTGGGACTTCGACCTGTTCGTGGTGCAGCCGGTGGTGCCGAACGCCGGCCGGTTCGACTCGGTGGACAACAACCAGGTGTTCAGCGGGGCGTTCTTCACGTACCGCCCGGCCGCGGGCATCAACCTCGACCTGTACTACCTGAACCTCGACAACACGAACCCGACCGCCCGCGGCCAGTACGGCGCCGTCGGCGGGCAGAACGTGAACACGATGGGCACGCGGTTGGTGGGGGCGAAGAACAACTGGTTGTGGGACGCCGAGGGGGCGTTCCAGTTCGGCAGCTACGCGAACCAGGCGATCATCGCCCGGTCGGCGTCGGTGAGCGGCGGGTACCACTTCAAGGACGCGCTGTGGGAGCCGCAGGTGTGGGTCGGCTACGACTACGCCAGCGGCGACCCGGACCCGCAGGCAAGTGGCACCCGGCGGACGTTCAACCAGCTGTTCCCGTTCGGCCACTACTACTTCGGCTTCACCGACGTGGTGGGCCGGCAGAACATCAACGACGTGTTCGCGCAGGCCGTGCTGTACCCGGAGAAGTGGCTGACGTGCATCGCCCAGTTCCACGTCCTGCGGCTCGACTCGGACCGCGACGCCCTGTACGCGGCGAACGGCACGGTGCTGCGGCAGGACCGCACCGGCCGGGCCGGCAACGACGTGGGGAACGCGATCGACCTGCGGGTGAACGCCCACCTGACGCATCACTCGGACGTGCTGGTGGGGTACTCGCGCCTGTTCGCCGGCGACTTCATCCGCAACACGGCCGGCACCGGCGCCGCGGGCGCGGCGAGGAGCGCGGACCCGGAGTTGTTCTACTTGCAGTACAGCTACAAGTGGTGA
- a CDS encoding redoxin family protein: protein MRVAALLLTVALVTAVPADEPRRNPFRDGTGKGGVDPTAKPVTPRPTPTPSPAPAPSAPDLKTAPKVRRAVDHRVGVLVADAPFTDRAGKTGKLSDFRDKAYLVVAMTDPGCPLCQKFAPALARLEKEYAAKNVAFLFVNPLADEKFAAAVGATSTTEVVVLDPARTVVYRGAVSDQYGLGYSLDAPRYNYLAAALDHLLAGRVPKVAATTAPGCEISPPAAPPTPLTYHARVERIVQQNCVECHRAGGTAPFALDTYEQLAARRGAVKRAVTDKVMPPWYAAAPAAGEHTPWMNDRSLTTADRSDLLAWLDGDRPKGNPADAPRPRSFETGWSIGKPDMIIELPRAVPIKAEGVMPYVNIMVPTGLTEDKWVAALEVQPTARQVTHHALVFAAKPGDPTKGEGDGFFAAYAPGAVALVYPEGYAKKLSKDAALRFQLHYTPNGTATEDRTRIGLVFAKAPPRHEARVAALVNGRFEIPPGDPNYKIESDAKFFPPRLMQPAWYTPARILAFFPHAHVRGKAMKFELPGEGGAPSRTLLEVPRYDFNWQLEYRYAEPVPVPAVTQLKYTAWYDNSRGNPANPDPTVPVRWGPQTFNEMHLGYVEFVADR, encoded by the coding sequence ATGCGCGTTGCCGCACTGCTGCTCACGGTCGCCCTCGTCACCGCAGTCCCGGCCGACGAGCCGCGGCGCAACCCGTTCCGCGACGGCACCGGCAAGGGCGGCGTCGACCCCACCGCGAAACCCGTCACGCCGCGCCCCACACCCACGCCGTCGCCCGCACCCGCACCGTCCGCCCCCGACCTGAAGACCGCCCCGAAGGTGCGCCGCGCCGTCGACCACCGCGTCGGCGTTCTCGTCGCCGACGCGCCGTTCACCGACCGCGCCGGCAAGACGGGCAAGCTCTCGGACTTTCGCGACAAGGCGTACCTCGTCGTGGCCATGACCGACCCCGGCTGCCCGCTGTGCCAGAAGTTCGCCCCCGCCCTCGCCCGGCTGGAGAAGGAGTACGCGGCGAAGAACGTCGCCTTCCTGTTCGTGAACCCGCTGGCGGACGAGAAGTTCGCCGCCGCCGTCGGCGCCACCAGCACCACGGAAGTGGTCGTGCTCGACCCGGCCCGCACGGTCGTGTACCGCGGCGCCGTGAGCGACCAGTACGGCCTCGGCTACAGCCTCGACGCGCCGCGCTACAACTACCTCGCCGCCGCCCTCGACCACCTCCTCGCCGGCCGCGTGCCGAAGGTCGCCGCCACCACCGCCCCCGGCTGCGAAATTTCGCCCCCGGCCGCGCCGCCGACGCCGCTCACCTACCACGCCCGCGTCGAGCGGATCGTGCAGCAGAACTGCGTCGAGTGCCACCGCGCCGGCGGCACCGCCCCGTTCGCGCTCGACACCTACGAGCAGCTGGCCGCCCGCCGCGGCGCCGTGAAGCGGGCCGTGACCGACAAGGTGATGCCGCCGTGGTACGCCGCGGCGCCGGCCGCGGGCGAGCACACGCCGTGGATGAACGACCGCTCCCTCACGACCGCCGACCGCTCCGACCTGCTGGCCTGGCTCGACGGCGACCGTCCGAAGGGGAACCCGGCCGACGCCCCCCGCCCGCGCTCGTTCGAGACCGGCTGGAGCATCGGCAAGCCGGACATGATTATCGAGCTGCCGCGGGCCGTGCCGATTAAGGCCGAGGGCGTGATGCCCTACGTCAACATCATGGTCCCCACCGGGCTCACCGAGGACAAGTGGGTCGCCGCGCTGGAGGTGCAGCCGACGGCCCGACAGGTGACGCACCACGCCCTGGTGTTCGCGGCGAAGCCGGGCGACCCGACCAAGGGCGAGGGCGACGGGTTCTTCGCCGCCTACGCCCCGGGGGCCGTGGCGCTGGTGTACCCCGAGGGCTACGCCAAGAAGCTGTCGAAGGACGCGGCCCTGCGGTTCCAGCTCCACTACACTCCGAACGGCACCGCGACCGAGGACCGCACGCGGATCGGGCTGGTGTTCGCCAAGGCGCCGCCGCGACACGAGGCGCGGGTGGCGGCGCTGGTGAACGGCCGGTTCGAGATCCCGCCGGGCGACCCGAACTACAAGATCGAGTCGGACGCGAAGTTCTTCCCGCCGCGGCTGATGCAGCCGGCGTGGTACACGCCGGCGCGGATTCTGGCGTTCTTCCCGCACGCCCACGTCCGCGGCAAGGCGATGAAGTTCGAGCTGCCGGGCGAGGGCGGCGCCCCGTCGCGCACGCTGCTGGAGGTGCCGCGGTACGACTTCAACTGGCAGCTGGAGTACCGCTACGCGGAGCCGGTGCCGGTGCCGGCGGTGACGCAGCTGAAGTACACCGCGTGGTACGACAACAGCCGCGGCAACCCCGCCAACCCCGACCCGACGGTGCCGGTGCGCTGGGGCCCGCAGACGTTCAACGAGATGCACCTCGGGTACGTCGAGTTCGTCGCCGACCGCTGA
- a CDS encoding DUF1501 domain-containing protein, producing the protein MLSRRHLLQTTASGFGYLAFSALAQAQERAADANPLAPKRPHFAPKAKRVIFLCMDGGPSHVDTFDYKPKLIADNGKPSNRGRFGGATLLGPTAAFRQRGQSGQWISDLFPELANRADDLCLLNGMHTDLPAHPQAFLQMHCGIFQFPRPSLGAWVLYGLGTENANLPGFVSISPPSNNSGPANYGSSFLPAAFQGTRVDRSGQIANLANPRRSVTAQRQQLDFLQQLNRSEAERGGDAAAIDGLIGSYELAFRMQAEMPKVMDLTQETRETQALYGIGGGRGGGGGFGGGFGPGGGDSFGRACLSARRLVEAGVRFVEVNLGGWDHHQNLKESLERNCAAVDKPAAALLTDLKRRGLLDDTLVIWGGEFGRTPAAQGANGRDHNNKGYSMWMAGGGVKGGLRHGATDDYGFEAVTGKVHVHDWHATILHLLGLDHEKLTFRHAGRDMRLTDVKGTVVREVLA; encoded by the coding sequence ATGCTCTCACGCCGTCACCTGTTGCAGACCACGGCCTCCGGGTTCGGCTACCTCGCGTTCTCGGCACTGGCCCAGGCCCAGGAGCGCGCCGCCGACGCCAACCCCCTCGCGCCGAAGCGGCCGCACTTCGCCCCAAAGGCGAAGCGCGTCATCTTCCTGTGCATGGACGGCGGCCCGAGCCACGTCGACACGTTCGACTACAAGCCGAAGCTCATCGCCGACAACGGCAAGCCCTCGAACCGCGGCCGGTTCGGCGGCGCCACCCTCCTCGGCCCCACGGCGGCGTTCCGGCAGCGCGGCCAGAGCGGCCAGTGGATCAGCGACCTGTTCCCCGAGCTGGCCAACCGCGCCGACGACCTGTGCCTGCTCAACGGCATGCACACCGACCTGCCGGCACACCCGCAGGCGTTCCTGCAAATGCACTGCGGCATCTTCCAGTTCCCGCGGCCGAGCCTCGGCGCGTGGGTCCTCTACGGCCTCGGCACCGAGAACGCCAACCTCCCCGGGTTCGTCAGCATCTCGCCGCCGAGCAACAACAGCGGCCCCGCCAACTACGGCAGCTCGTTCCTCCCGGCGGCGTTCCAGGGCACCCGCGTCGATCGCTCGGGCCAGATCGCCAACCTCGCCAACCCGCGCCGCTCCGTCACCGCGCAGCGGCAGCAGCTCGACTTCCTCCAGCAGTTGAACCGCTCCGAGGCGGAGCGCGGCGGCGACGCGGCCGCGATCGACGGCCTCATCGGCTCCTACGAGCTGGCGTTCCGCATGCAGGCCGAGATGCCGAAGGTGATGGACCTGACCCAGGAAACGCGCGAGACGCAGGCGCTGTACGGCATCGGCGGCGGTCGCGGCGGCGGGGGCGGGTTCGGCGGCGGCTTCGGCCCCGGCGGCGGCGACAGCTTCGGCCGGGCCTGCCTGTCGGCGCGGCGCCTCGTCGAGGCGGGGGTGCGGTTCGTCGAGGTGAACCTCGGCGGCTGGGACCACCACCAGAACCTGAAGGAGTCGCTGGAGCGGAACTGCGCCGCCGTGGACAAGCCGGCCGCGGCGCTGCTGACCGACCTGAAGCGCCGCGGCCTGCTGGACGACACGCTGGTGATCTGGGGCGGCGAGTTCGGCCGCACGCCGGCGGCGCAGGGCGCCAACGGCCGCGACCACAACAACAAGGGCTACAGCATGTGGATGGCCGGCGGCGGCGTGAAGGGCGGGCTGCGGCACGGCGCCACCGACGACTACGGCTTCGAGGCGGTGACGGGCAAGGTCCACGTCCACGACTGGCACGCGACGATCCTGCACCTGCTGGGCCTCGACCACGAGAAGCTGACGTTCCGCCACGCCGGCCGCGACATGCGGCTGACCGACGTGAAGGGCACCGTGGTGCGCGAGGTGCTGGCCTGA
- a CDS encoding DUF1553 domain-containing protein, whose translation MIRAAKVAALFAAAVGLVGVAGGQPEPNPLLKLAKAAKDGKLSQDDFLKAFAKSPKGKENPAVGKAVFSRLDANMDGFLTADELKVLGDKKGGKLEKAPGKAPPAGSGFNDAPTAEQLAFFEKKVRPALVEHCYKCHSETAEKLRGGLALDTRAGTRAGGDTGPAVVPGSPERSLLVRAIRSTDQATAMPPKGKLPESVIADLEAWVKMGAPDPRDGQKVARQEIDVVKGRQFWSFQPPKMHLAPLVKDAAWPRTDVDRFLLAALEAKGLHPVGDADRRTLIRRVYLDLTGLPPTAEEVEAFASDTDAKPFVKVVDHLLASPRFGERWGRHWLDVARYAETSGKTANFNFPHAWRYRDYVIAALNADKPYDVFVKEQIAGDLMPSADPKVQAERLIATGFLAIGPKALNERNGLQYELDVADEQIDVTTQAFLGITAACARCHDHKFDPIPQRDYYALAGIFRSTETCYGTVRFVQSQRPSALLELPKGCGLPAAVEPLSAAGRAATEKTIADFTQRMKDTKEPINNIFNAAQVALNKSKLDSFDADGAPKLLAMGAREKPAGFGGGFGPGGFGPQPKGMKGGFGPGLFGSRTVADSPLYIRGEVDKPGEVVPRGFLQVLTPSPKPIRAGSGRKELAEWVASKDNPLTARVMVNRVWLNLFGQGLVPTPDNFGVAGRAPTNPALLDTLAVSFMDDGWSVKRLIRRIVLSRAYQLDSRTDAKNAEADPDNALVWRMSPRRLDAEALRDSMLAASGLLNLTPPVGSAVAQAGEGPSNRPRLGGLGAGPGPNDPRDNRRSVYLPVVRDNLPEALELFDGADPSLVVSERPTTTVPAQGLFMLNSPFALRVADAAAERVLKGTTADSERVRAAYQIAYSRTPTDAELTTATRFVEQYRSGGRGPRGERETWSALMQALLASAEFQYRK comes from the coding sequence GTGATCCGTGCCGCCAAGGTCGCCGCCCTGTTCGCCGCCGCCGTCGGGCTGGTCGGCGTCGCCGGCGGGCAGCCCGAGCCGAACCCGCTCCTGAAGCTCGCCAAGGCCGCGAAGGACGGCAAGCTGTCGCAGGACGACTTCCTCAAGGCCTTCGCCAAGAGCCCGAAGGGGAAGGAGAACCCCGCCGTCGGCAAGGCCGTGTTCTCCAGGCTCGACGCCAACATGGACGGCTTCCTGACCGCCGACGAGCTCAAGGTGCTCGGCGACAAGAAGGGCGGGAAGCTGGAGAAGGCACCGGGGAAGGCGCCGCCCGCCGGGTCCGGCTTCAACGACGCCCCGACCGCCGAGCAGCTGGCGTTCTTCGAGAAGAAGGTGCGGCCGGCCCTCGTCGAGCACTGCTACAAGTGCCACTCCGAAACGGCCGAAAAGCTCCGCGGCGGCCTCGCCCTCGACACCCGCGCCGGCACCCGCGCCGGCGGCGACACCGGCCCCGCCGTCGTGCCCGGCAGCCCCGAGCGCAGCCTGCTCGTGAGGGCGATTCGCTCGACGGACCAGGCCACGGCGATGCCGCCGAAGGGGAAGCTCCCGGAGAGCGTGATCGCCGACCTGGAGGCGTGGGTGAAGATGGGCGCCCCCGACCCGCGCGACGGGCAGAAGGTGGCGCGCCAGGAAATCGACGTGGTGAAGGGCCGGCAGTTCTGGTCGTTCCAGCCGCCGAAGATGCACCTCGCCCCGCTCGTGAAGGACGCCGCGTGGCCGCGCACGGACGTGGACCGCTTCCTCCTCGCCGCGCTCGAGGCGAAGGGCTTGCACCCCGTCGGCGACGCCGACCGCCGCACCCTCATCCGCCGCGTCTACCTCGACCTGACCGGCCTCCCGCCGACGGCCGAGGAAGTGGAAGCGTTCGCCTCCGACACCGACGCGAAGCCGTTCGTGAAGGTCGTTGACCACTTGCTGGCGTCGCCGCGGTTCGGCGAGCGGTGGGGCCGCCACTGGCTGGACGTGGCCCGCTACGCCGAGACGAGCGGCAAGACGGCGAACTTCAACTTCCCGCACGCGTGGCGGTACCGCGACTACGTCATCGCCGCGCTCAACGCCGACAAGCCGTACGACGTGTTCGTGAAGGAGCAGATCGCCGGCGACCTGATGCCGAGCGCCGACCCGAAGGTGCAGGCCGAGCGGCTGATCGCCACCGGGTTCCTGGCCATCGGCCCGAAGGCCCTCAACGAGCGGAACGGCCTCCAGTACGAACTGGACGTGGCCGACGAGCAGATCGACGTGACCACGCAGGCGTTCCTCGGCATCACCGCGGCGTGCGCCCGCTGCCACGACCACAAGTTCGACCCCATCCCGCAGCGCGACTACTACGCCCTCGCCGGCATCTTCCGCAGCACCGAGACGTGCTACGGCACCGTGCGGTTCGTGCAGAGCCAGCGGCCCAGCGCGCTGCTGGAGCTGCCGAAGGGGTGCGGCCTGCCCGCGGCCGTGGAGCCGCTCAGCGCCGCCGGCCGCGCCGCGACGGAGAAGACGATCGCCGACTTCACCCAGCGCATGAAGGACACGAAGGAGCCGATCAACAACATCTTCAACGCCGCGCAGGTCGCGCTGAACAAGTCGAAGCTCGACTCGTTCGACGCCGACGGCGCCCCGAAACTGCTGGCGATGGGCGCCCGCGAGAAGCCCGCCGGCTTCGGCGGCGGGTTCGGGCCGGGCGGCTTCGGCCCGCAGCCGAAGGGGATGAAGGGCGGGTTCGGGCCGGGCCTGTTCGGCAGCCGCACCGTGGCCGACAGCCCGCTGTACATCCGCGGCGAGGTGGACAAGCCGGGCGAGGTGGTGCCGCGCGGCTTCCTCCAGGTGCTGACGCCGAGCCCGAAGCCGATCCGCGCCGGCAGCGGCCGCAAGGAACTGGCCGAGTGGGTGGCCTCGAAGGACAACCCGCTGACGGCGCGCGTGATGGTGAACCGCGTGTGGCTGAACCTGTTCGGCCAGGGGCTCGTGCCGACGCCCGACAACTTCGGCGTCGCCGGCCGCGCGCCCACGAACCCGGCGCTGCTGGACACGCTCGCGGTGTCGTTCATGGACGACGGCTGGAGCGTGAAGCGGCTCATCCGCCGCATCGTGCTGAGCCGCGCCTACCAGCTCGACAGCCGCACGGATGCGAAGAACGCCGAGGCCGACCCGGACAACGCGCTGGTGTGGCGGATGAGCCCGCGGCGGCTGGACGCCGAGGCGCTGCGCGACTCGATGCTCGCCGCGAGCGGGCTGCTGAACCTGACGCCGCCGGTCGGTTCCGCGGTGGCACAGGCGGGCGAGGGGCCGTCGAACCGCCCGCGGCTCGGCGGCCTGGGCGCCGGCCCGGGGCCGAACGACCCGCGCGACAACCGCCGCTCCGTGTACCTGCCGGTGGTCCGCGACAACCTGCCGGAGGCGCTCGAGCTGTTCGACGGCGCCGACCCGAGCCTGGTGGTGTCGGAGCGGCCGACGACGACGGTGCCGGCGCAGGGTCTGTTCATGCTGAACAGCCCGTTCGCACTGCGGGTCGCCGACGCCGCCGCCGAGCGCGTGCTGAAGGGCACCACGGCCGACAGCGAGCGCGTGCGGGCGGCGTACCAGATCGCCTACTCGCGCACGCCGACGGACGCCGAGCTGACGACGGCGACGCGGTTCGTGGAGCAGTACCGCAGCGGCGGCCGCGGGCCGCGCGGCGAGCGCGAGACGTGGTCGGCGCTGATGCAGGCGCTGCTGGCAAGCGCCGAGTTCCAGTACCGCAAGTGA
- a CDS encoding FG-GAP repeat domain-containing protein, with amino-acid sequence MRHLLPALAVALGAAVGVGGPLALGQDKTPAAAGAKISWKKTVLDTKFRSEGVAVADVNKDGKVDVLNGEYWYEAPNWTPHELQPFKDHGDGLRNYSRVFACWAEDVNKDTFPDLIVIDFPGAPCYWMENPKGKAGHWAKHTIWHSACNETPLYTDLLGTGKRVLVMGSQPPGKGNEGQMAYFTPDEKDPAAKWVMHPISPPSTPAEVKDGKAVPGTGKEIPGTQRFSHGLGVGDVNGDKRKDVICTAGWWEQPEKADGKTPWVFHPAALGNAAADMYVWDMDGDGKADVLSSSAHQFGIWWHKQRPAASPGAHPAFQTMVLFPRLVSETHAAHFVDIDGDGLPDFVTGKRWWSHGMAEPGSDGPAAIYWLKNARGPDGMTTFTPMTIDEDSGIGTQFEVADINGDGLLDIISSNKKGVRVIVQVRR; translated from the coding sequence ATGCGCCACCTCCTCCCCGCGCTCGCGGTCGCCCTCGGCGCCGCCGTCGGCGTCGGCGGCCCGCTCGCCCTCGGCCAGGACAAGACGCCCGCCGCCGCGGGCGCCAAGATCAGCTGGAAGAAGACCGTTCTCGACACCAAGTTCCGCTCCGAGGGCGTGGCCGTCGCCGACGTCAACAAGGACGGCAAGGTCGACGTGCTCAACGGCGAGTACTGGTACGAGGCGCCGAACTGGACGCCGCACGAGCTCCAGCCGTTCAAGGACCACGGCGACGGCCTGCGGAACTACAGCCGCGTCTTCGCCTGCTGGGCCGAGGACGTCAACAAGGACACCTTCCCCGACCTCATCGTCATCGACTTCCCCGGCGCCCCCTGCTACTGGATGGAGAACCCGAAGGGGAAGGCCGGCCACTGGGCGAAGCACACCATCTGGCACTCGGCGTGTAACGAGACGCCGCTGTACACCGACCTGCTCGGCACCGGCAAGCGCGTCCTCGTGATGGGCTCCCAGCCGCCGGGCAAGGGGAACGAGGGCCAGATGGCCTACTTCACCCCGGACGAGAAGGACCCCGCCGCGAAGTGGGTGATGCACCCGATCAGCCCGCCGAGCACGCCGGCGGAGGTGAAGGACGGCAAGGCCGTCCCCGGCACCGGCAAGGAGATCCCCGGCACGCAGCGGTTCAGCCACGGGCTCGGCGTCGGCGACGTGAACGGCGACAAGCGGAAGGACGTGATCTGCACCGCCGGGTGGTGGGAGCAGCCGGAGAAGGCCGACGGCAAGACGCCGTGGGTGTTCCACCCGGCGGCCCTCGGGAACGCCGCCGCCGACATGTACGTCTGGGACATGGACGGCGACGGCAAGGCCGACGTGCTCAGCAGCTCGGCGCACCAGTTCGGCATCTGGTGGCACAAGCAGCGGCCGGCGGCGTCGCCCGGCGCTCACCCGGCGTTCCAGACGATGGTGCTCTTCCCGCGGCTCGTCAGCGAGACGCACGCGGCGCACTTCGTGGACATCGACGGCGACGGCCTCCCCGACTTCGTGACCGGCAAGCGGTGGTGGAGCCACGGCATGGCCGAGCCGGGGTCGGACGGGCCGGCGGCCATCTACTGGCTGAAGAACGCCCGCGGCCCGGACGGCATGACCACGTTCACCCCGATGACGATCGACGAGGACAGCGGCATCGGCACCCAGTTCGAGGTCGCCGACATCAACGGCGACGGGCTGCTGGACATCATCTCGTCGAACAAGAAGGGCGTGCGCGTCATCGTGCAGGTGCGGCGGTAG
- the trpA gene encoding tryptophan synthase subunit alpha has protein sequence MNPIDALFRRLRAENRRAFMPFVTAGDPDLAFTRDLLPAVAESGADLAEIGIPFSDPIADGPVIQASYTRALTPGLKLADVFAATAAVAARPGWTMPMVAMASYSLVYKRGPDAFMTAALAAGLSGAVVPDLPVEEAEELSKRAADRDFKLILLVTPTTSPARAEKVVKACGGFVYVVSVVGITGARDRLPVQIGDMLARLRTMTDLPLCVGFGVSRPEHVRELKDVADGVIVGSALVKKLEAAAGDRAKALADVRALVRELSGALR, from the coding sequence ATGAATCCGATCGATGCGCTCTTCCGCCGCCTCCGGGCCGAGAACCGGCGGGCGTTCATGCCGTTCGTCACCGCCGGCGACCCCGACCTCGCCTTCACCCGCGACCTGCTGCCGGCCGTGGCCGAGAGCGGCGCCGACCTCGCCGAAATCGGCATCCCGTTCTCCGACCCCATCGCCGACGGGCCGGTCATCCAGGCGTCGTACACCCGCGCCCTCACCCCCGGCCTGAAGCTCGCCGACGTGTTCGCCGCCACCGCCGCCGTCGCCGCCCGGCCCGGCTGGACGATGCCGATGGTGGCGATGGCGTCGTACTCGCTCGTCTACAAGCGCGGCCCGGACGCCTTCATGACCGCCGCCCTCGCGGCCGGCCTCAGCGGCGCCGTCGTGCCGGACCTGCCCGTCGAGGAGGCCGAGGAACTGTCGAAGCGCGCCGCCGACCGCGACTTCAAGCTGATCCTGCTGGTGACGCCGACCACCTCGCCGGCGCGGGCCGAGAAGGTGGTGAAGGCGTGCGGCGGGTTCGTGTACGTGGTGAGCGTGGTCGGCATCACCGGGGCGCGCGACCGGCTGCCGGTGCAGATCGGCGACATGCTCGCCCGGCTGCGGACGATGACCGACCTGCCGCTGTGCGTCGGGTTCGGGGTGAGCCGGCCGGAGCACGTCCGCGAGCTGAAGGACGTGGCCGACGGGGTGATCGTCGGCAGCGCGCTGGTGAAGAAGCTGGAGGCGGCCGCCGGCGACCGGGCGAAGGCGCTGGCCGACGTGCGGGCGCTGGTCCGCGAGCTGAGCGGGGCGCTCCGCTGA
- a CDS encoding DMT family transporter — translation MSHAAVFVLLAAGAGACIALQASANGNFSRNIDSPLFAAFFSICGTILTAAAAMLLLRPTAPSAEALRQAPWWNWIGGPLGALIVLAGATLVSELGAALFIASVVAGQLLCSLLLDHFALLGLPEQVLTPGRVLGALLVVAGVVCMKYL, via the coding sequence ATGAGTCACGCCGCCGTGTTCGTGCTGCTGGCCGCCGGGGCCGGGGCGTGCATCGCCCTCCAGGCGTCGGCCAACGGCAACTTCAGCCGGAACATCGACAGCCCGTTGTTCGCCGCGTTCTTCTCGATCTGCGGCACCATCCTCACGGCCGCCGCCGCGATGCTGCTGCTCCGCCCGACGGCGCCGTCGGCCGAGGCGCTCCGGCAGGCGCCGTGGTGGAACTGGATCGGCGGCCCGCTCGGGGCCCTGATCGTACTGGCTGGCGCCACGCTGGTGTCGGAACTGGGCGCGGCGCTGTTCATCGCGTCGGTGGTGGCGGGGCAACTGCTGTGCTCGCTGCTGCTGGACCACTTCGCCCTGCTGGGGCTGCCGGAACAGGTGCTCACGCCCGGTCGGGTGCTCGGGGCGCTGCTCGTGGTGGCGGGCGTGGTGTGCATGAAGTACCTGTGA